One segment of Bacteroides caecimuris DNA contains the following:
- a CDS encoding UxaA family hydrolase, with amino-acid sequence METKYLRINPADNVAVAIVNLPAGEHLSVDGIEITLNEDIPAGHKFALKNFAEGENVIKYGYPIGHARMAKKQGDWMNETNIKTNLAGLLEYTYNPIQVSLDIARKDLTFKGYRRKNGDVGVRNEIWIIPTVGCVNGIIGQLAEGLRRETEGKGVDAIVAFPHNYGCSQLGDDHENTKKILRDMVLHPNAGAVLVVGLGCENNQPDVFREFLGEFDEDRVKFMVTQKVGDEYEEGMEILRDLYAKASKDERTDVPLSELRVGLKCGGSDGFSGITANPLLGMFSDFLIAQGGTSVLTEVPEMFGAETILMNRCENKDLFEQTVHMINDFKEYFLSHGEPVGENPSPGNKAGGISTLEEKALGCTQKCGKSYVSGVMPYGERLQKKGLNLLSAPGNDLVAATTLAASGCHMILFTTGRGTPFGTFVPTMKISTNSTLAKNKPGWIDFNAGVIIENEPMEKTCERFIDYILKVASGEFVNNEKKGYREIAIFKTGVTL; translated from the coding sequence ATGGAAACAAAGTATTTAAGAATTAATCCTGCCGACAACGTAGCCGTTGCCATTGTTAACCTCCCGGCAGGAGAGCATCTTTCTGTAGATGGCATTGAGATTACATTGAACGAAGACATTCCCGCCGGACACAAATTCGCATTGAAGAATTTTGCTGAAGGCGAAAATGTAATCAAGTACGGTTATCCTATCGGACATGCACGAATGGCAAAGAAACAAGGTGACTGGATGAACGAAACGAACATCAAAACCAACCTCGCCGGATTACTGGAATATACCTACAACCCTATTCAGGTTTCTTTGGATATTGCCCGCAAAGACCTTACTTTCAAAGGTTACCGTCGCAAAAACGGTGATGTAGGCGTAAGAAACGAAATATGGATTATCCCGACCGTAGGTTGCGTGAACGGTATCATCGGTCAATTGGCTGAGGGACTGCGTCGCGAGACTGAAGGCAAAGGTGTGGATGCCATCGTCGCTTTCCCGCACAACTACGGCTGCTCACAACTTGGTGACGACCATGAAAATACGAAGAAGATTCTTCGCGACATGGTGCTCCATCCCAATGCAGGCGCCGTATTGGTAGTAGGCTTGGGATGCGAAAACAACCAGCCGGACGTATTCCGTGAATTCCTGGGCGAGTTTGATGAAGATCGTGTGAAGTTCATGGTTACTCAAAAGGTAGGTGACGAATATGAAGAAGGAATGGAAATCCTGCGCGATTTGTATGCAAAGGCTTCTAAAGATGAACGTACCGATGTTCCTTTGTCCGAACTTCGTGTGGGATTGAAATGCGGAGGTTCCGACGGTTTCTCCGGTATTACGGCAAACCCGCTACTGGGTATGTTCTCCGATTTCCTGATTGCACAAGGCGGTACAAGCGTACTGACCGAAGTACCGGAAATGTTCGGTGCAGAGACTATCTTGATGAATCGTTGCGAAAACAAAGATTTGTTCGAGCAGACCGTCCATATGATTAATGATTTCAAAGAATACTTCCTGTCACACGGAGAGCCTGTAGGCGAAAACCCTTCTCCGGGAAACAAAGCCGGCGGTATCTCTACATTGGAAGAAAAAGCACTGGGATGTACCCAAAAGTGTGGAAAGAGTTATGTATCCGGCGTGATGCCTTACGGCGAACGTTTACAGAAAAAAGGTCTTAATCTGCTTTCTGCCCCAGGCAATGACTTGGTTGCAGCCACCACCCTTGCTGCAAGCGGATGTCACATGATTCTTTTCACCACCGGACGCGGTACTCCTTTTGGTACTTTTGTTCCAACCATGAAGATTTCCACCAATTCGACGCTGGCTAAAAACAAACCGGGATGGATTGACTTTAACGCTGGTGTGATTATAGAAAACGAACCGATGGAAAAAACTTGCGAACGCTTCATTGATTATATCCTCAAAGTAGCAAGCGGTGAATTCGTAAACAATGAAAAGAAAGGTTATCGCGAAATCGCTATCTTTAAAACAGGCGTAACCTTATAA
- a CDS encoding LacI family DNA-binding transcriptional regulator, which produces MNKLPERIRIKDIARLADVSVGTVDRVIHGRSGVSEASKKRVEEILKQLDYQPNMYASALASNKKYTFICLLPEHLEGEYWTAVELGIHEAIATYSDFNTSVKINYYDPYDYHSFVDASEAILTLQPDGVMVAPTAPQYTKGFTDRLQALNIPYIYIDSNIKDVPPLAFFGQNSRQSGYFAARMMMLLARDEKEIVIFRKIHEGIVGSNQQENREIGFRQYMEEHHPSCNILELDLHAERNDEDNEMLDEFFRAHPTVKNGITFNSKAYIVGEYLQSRGKKDFSLIGYDLLERNVTCLKEGSISFLIAQQPELQGANGIKALCDHLIFKKDVTCINYMPIDLLTVETIDYYHSK; this is translated from the coding sequence ATGAATAAATTGCCCGAAAGGATTAGAATCAAAGACATCGCCCGCCTGGCGGATGTATCGGTGGGAACAGTAGACCGTGTCATTCACGGACGCAGCGGAGTATCGGAAGCAAGCAAAAAGCGCGTAGAAGAAATATTGAAGCAGCTTGACTACCAACCTAATATGTACGCCAGCGCCTTGGCATCCAACAAAAAATATACATTTATATGTCTTTTGCCGGAGCATTTGGAAGGTGAATACTGGACAGCCGTGGAACTGGGCATCCATGAAGCTATCGCTACCTATTCGGACTTCAACACTTCAGTGAAAATCAACTATTACGACCCATACGATTATCATTCATTTGTTGACGCAAGCGAAGCGATTCTCACTCTTCAGCCGGACGGGGTGATGGTAGCTCCCACCGCCCCCCAATATACAAAGGGGTTCACAGATCGGCTGCAAGCATTGAATATACCTTATATATATATAGACTCAAATATCAAGGACGTTCCTCCCCTCGCCTTCTTCGGTCAGAACTCACGTCAAAGCGGATACTTTGCCGCACGGATGATGATGCTACTGGCACGGGACGAGAAAGAAATCGTCATTTTCCGCAAAATCCATGAAGGAATTGTAGGTTCTAACCAGCAGGAGAACAGAGAAATCGGTTTCAGGCAGTACATGGAAGAGCATCATCCGTCTTGTAATATACTGGAGCTTGACTTGCATGCCGAACGCAACGACGAAGACAACGAGATGCTGGATGAATTTTTCCGTGCCCACCCGACGGTGAAGAACGGAATCACATTTAACTCTAAAGCCTATATAGTTGGAGAATACCTGCAAAGTCGCGGAAAGAAAGATTTCAGTCTGATAGGCTATGACCTTCTGGAACGGAATGTCACCTGCCTGAAAGAAGGAAGTATCTCCTTCCTCATCGCCCAGCAACCGGAACTGCAAGGCGCCAACGGTATAAAAGCTCTTTGCGACCACCTCATCTTCAAAAAAGACGTGACCTGCATCAACTATATGCCTATCGACTTGTTAACGGTAGAAACAATAGACTATTACCATAGCAAATAA
- a CDS encoding bifunctional 4-hydroxy-2-oxoglutarate aldolase/2-dehydro-3-deoxy-phosphogluconate aldolase, with translation MAKFDKIAVLNKIGSTGMVPVFYHKDVEVAKKVVKACYDGGVRAFEFTNRGDFAQEVFAEIVKFAAKECPEMAIGIGSIVDPATAAMYLQLGANFVVGPLFNPEIAKVCNRRSVAYTPGCGSVSEVGFAQEVGCDLCKVFPGDVYGTNFVKGLMAPMPWSKLMVTGGVEPTKENLTGWIKAGVFCVGMGSKLFPKDKVAAEDWAYVTAKCEEALGYIAEARK, from the coding sequence ATGGCAAAATTCGATAAAATAGCTGTATTGAATAAGATCGGCTCTACAGGAATGGTTCCTGTATTCTATCATAAAGATGTAGAAGTTGCAAAGAAAGTAGTAAAGGCATGTTATGACGGTGGTGTTCGTGCTTTCGAATTTACCAACCGTGGTGACTTTGCACAGGAAGTATTTGCTGAAATCGTTAAGTTCGCAGCAAAAGAATGTCCTGAAATGGCAATCGGTATCGGTTCTATCGTTGACCCGGCTACTGCTGCTATGTATTTGCAGCTGGGTGCTAACTTCGTAGTAGGTCCGTTGTTTAATCCTGAAATTGCTAAGGTATGTAATCGTCGTTCGGTAGCTTATACTCCGGGATGTGGTTCTGTATCAGAAGTTGGTTTTGCACAGGAAGTAGGTTGCGATCTTTGCAAAGTATTCCCGGGTGATGTTTACGGAACTAACTTCGTGAAAGGCTTAATGGCTCCGATGCCATGGTCTAAGTTGATGGTAACAGGTGGGGTGGAACCTACTAAAGAGAACCTGACTGGATGGATCAAAGCTGGTGTATTCTGCGTAGGTATGGGTTCTAAATTGTTCCCGAAAGATAAAGTGGCAGCAGAAGACTGGGCTTATGTAACTGCAAAATGTGAAGAAGCTCTCGGTTATATTGCCGAAGCTCGTAAATAA
- a CDS encoding sugar kinase gives MGKKVVTLGEIMLRLSTPGNTRFVQSDSFDVVYGGGEANVAVSCANYGHDAYFVTKLPKHEIGQSAVNALRKYGVKTDFIARGGDRVGIYYLETGASMRPSKVIYDRAHSAIAEADAADFDFDAIMEGADWFHWSGITPAISDKAAELTRLACEAAKRHGVTVSVDLNFRKKLWTKEKAQSIMKPLMQFVDVCIGNEEDAELCLGFKPDADVEAGHTDAEGYKGIFQQMMKEFGFKYVVSTLRESFSATHNGWKAMIYNGEEFYTSKRYDIDPIIDRVGGGDSFSGGIIHGLMTKPNQGEALEFAVAASALKHTINGDFNLVSVEEVEALAGGDASGRVQR, from the coding sequence ATGGGAAAGAAAGTCGTTACATTAGGCGAAATCATGCTTAGATTATCAACTCCGGGTAATACTCGTTTTGTTCAATCTGACTCTTTTGATGTAGTATATGGTGGTGGAGAAGCTAACGTTGCAGTGAGCTGTGCCAACTACGGACATGACGCCTATTTCGTAACTAAATTACCGAAACACGAAATTGGACAATCTGCAGTTAACGCATTGCGTAAGTATGGTGTAAAGACAGACTTTATTGCTCGTGGTGGCGACCGTGTAGGTATCTACTATCTTGAAACTGGCGCTTCTATGCGTCCCAGCAAGGTTATCTATGATCGCGCTCACTCTGCTATTGCTGAAGCCGATGCTGCTGACTTCGACTTTGACGCTATCATGGAAGGCGCTGACTGGTTCCACTGGTCTGGTATCACTCCGGCTATCTCTGACAAGGCTGCCGAGTTGACTCGTCTGGCTTGTGAAGCAGCAAAACGTCACGGTGTAACTGTTTCTGTTGACTTGAACTTCCGTAAGAAACTGTGGACAAAAGAAAAAGCACAGTCTATCATGAAACCGTTGATGCAGTTTGTTGACGTATGTATCGGCAATGAAGAAGATGCAGAACTTTGCCTGGGCTTCAAACCGGACGCAGACGTTGAGGCTGGCCACACCGACGCTGAAGGCTACAAGGGCATTTTCCAACAGATGATGAAAGAATTCGGATTCAAATATGTAGTTTCTACTTTGCGCGAATCTTTCTCTGCTACTCACAACGGCTGGAAAGCTATGATTTACAACGGTGAAGAATTCTATACTTCAAAACGTTACGATATCGACCCGATTATCGACCGCGTAGGTGGTGGTGATTCTTTCTCCGGTGGTATCATCCACGGTTTGATGACTAAACCTAACCAGGGCGAAGCTCTTGAATTTGCCGTTGCTGCATCTGCTTTGAAACACACTATTAATGGTGACTTCAACCTTGTTTCTGTAGAAGAAGTTGAAGCTTTGGCTGGTGGTGACGCAAGCGGTCGCGTACAGAGATAA
- a CDS encoding efflux RND transporter permease subunit produces the protein MQTMESEINKSPKASAFTLIVAFVCVALVGLALVPLLPVKLNPSRTLPGFTVRFSMPGTSARVVEMTATSKLEAMLARVKGIRGIYSTSGNGWGSISVNLDKHVDAAVARFEASTIIRQTWPELPDGVSYPYIQMQSPGQGSQSPFMTFTINAPATPVLIQRYAEEHIKTRLAQLSGIYKINLSGATPMEWRLEYDSEQLRTLGISTDDIREAVRLHYQKEFMGTYDVEQGASDRQWIRLALVPESENKDFEPESRDFDAGRIQVKMKDGRMIGLNELVKVSRVEEQPQSYYRINGLNSIYLSVVAEETANQLALSKEVKAYMDGIRSQLPAGYEIHTGYDATEFIREELNRIYLRTGVTVAILLLFVLLITFSPEYLFLIVVSLSVNMAIAVIFYYAFGLEMQLYSLAGITVSLNLVIDNTIVMSDHYLRRGNRKVFMSVLAATLTTIGALVIIFFLDEKIRLNLQDFAAVVIINLGVSLLVALFFVPSLIDKIGLERRKRISPSKPKLKLKLKSGQRMGSVRPFMWIRSKMRRVPVYFSRFYRWLIRVLCRWRVAVCILLLLAFGLPVFLLPEKMEGDGKWAEAYNKTLGTSTYKEKVKPVVDKALGGTLRLFVQKVYEGSYFTRNEEVVLHANANLPNGSTLEQMNALVKKMETYLSGFKEIRQFQTSVESARRASIHIYFTKEHQKSGFPYTLKANMIGKALQLGGGDWSIYGLQDQGFSNNVRENAGSFRVKMYGYNYDELYAQAEKLKEKLLSHRRIREVTIGSDFSWWKDDYTEFYFNLDKRRMAEEGIGAGRLFSAIRPVYGRNMEIGSVVTEEGTEKIKLSSRQSEERDVWAMQHYPFEAGGKEYKLSELATVEKRQMPQEVAKENQQYRLCLQYEYIGSSEQGNKLLKKDLEEFNELLPMGYTAQAEGYNWSWGGKDNRQYRLLLIVIAIIFFITSILFNSLKQPLAIIFVIPVSYIGVFLTFYWFKLNFDQGGFASFVLLCGITVNASIYILNEYNSVRRRFPRLSPLRAYVKAWNTKVIPIFLTVASTILGFIPFMAGAEKEGFWFPLAAGTIGGLIMSVIGVFIFLPVLTLKKKSFATSKAML, from the coding sequence ATGCAAACTATGGAATCTGAAATAAACAAATCCCCGAAGGCTTCCGCCTTTACGCTGATTGTGGCTTTTGTCTGTGTGGCGCTGGTCGGGCTGGCGCTTGTCCCGCTGTTGCCTGTCAAACTGAACCCGTCACGGACGCTGCCCGGCTTCACGGTACGTTTCAGCATGCCGGGCACCTCGGCTCGTGTGGTGGAGATGACGGCTACCAGCAAACTGGAGGCGATGCTTGCCCGCGTGAAAGGGATTCGGGGAATTTACTCCACTTCGGGAAACGGTTGGGGAAGTATCAGCGTGAATTTGGACAAGCATGTGGATGCGGCAGTCGCCCGCTTTGAAGCTTCCACCATTATCCGCCAGACGTGGCCGGAACTGCCGGACGGGGTGAGCTACCCGTATATTCAGATGCAGAGCCCGGGACAGGGCAGCCAGTCTCCTTTCATGACGTTTACCATCAATGCGCCCGCTACGCCTGTGTTGATTCAGCGGTACGCGGAAGAACATATAAAAACACGCCTGGCACAGCTTTCGGGGATTTATAAGATTAACCTTAGCGGTGCTACCCCGATGGAGTGGCGGTTGGAGTATGATTCCGAACAGTTGCGCACGCTCGGGATAAGCACGGATGATATCCGTGAGGCGGTCCGGTTGCATTATCAGAAAGAGTTCATGGGTACTTATGATGTGGAACAGGGCGCTTCGGACAGGCAGTGGATACGTCTGGCGCTGGTTCCCGAATCTGAAAACAAAGACTTCGAACCGGAAAGCCGGGATTTTGATGCGGGACGCATACAGGTAAAGATGAAAGACGGGAGAATGATCGGCCTGAATGAGCTGGTGAAGGTGTCCCGTGTGGAAGAGCAGCCTCAGAGCTATTACCGGATTAACGGGCTGAATTCGATTTACCTGTCTGTCGTGGCGGAGGAAACGGCTAACCAGTTGGCGTTGAGCAAGGAAGTGAAAGCGTATATGGACGGCATCCGGTCACAGCTTCCGGCAGGATATGAGATTCACACCGGTTATGACGCGACAGAGTTTATCCGGGAAGAACTGAACAGGATTTATCTGCGTACGGGAGTGACGGTAGCCATTCTGCTTCTGTTTGTGTTGCTGATTACTTTCAGTCCCGAATATCTGTTTTTGATTGTAGTCAGCCTGTCCGTCAATATGGCGATAGCCGTTATTTTTTATTATGCGTTCGGACTGGAGATGCAATTATACTCTTTGGCAGGCATCACCGTCTCTTTGAATCTTGTGATTGACAATACCATTGTGATGAGCGACCACTATCTGAGGCGCGGGAACCGGAAGGTGTTCATGTCCGTGCTGGCAGCTACGTTGACAACGATAGGGGCACTGGTTATTATTTTCTTCCTGGATGAGAAGATACGTCTTAATTTGCAGGACTTTGCCGCTGTGGTGATTATCAATTTGGGAGTTTCTTTGTTGGTCGCCCTGTTTTTTGTCCCTTCCCTGATTGATAAAATCGGACTGGAACGGCGGAAAAGAATTTCTCCTTCAAAACCAAAGTTGAAGCTGAAGCTGAAATCGGGACAGCGGATGGGCAGCGTGCGTCCCTTTATGTGGATACGTTCGAAGATGCGGCGTGTTCCGGTTTACTTCAGCCGCTTTTATAGGTGGCTGATACGGGTTCTCTGCCGTTGGCGGGTGGCGGTCTGCATACTGTTATTGCTGGCTTTCGGATTGCCGGTATTTCTGCTTCCGGAAAAGATGGAAGGGGACGGCAAGTGGGCGGAAGCTTATAATAAGACGCTGGGTACTTCCACTTATAAGGAAAAGGTGAAACCGGTGGTTGACAAGGCGTTGGGAGGAACGTTAAGGCTGTTTGTGCAGAAGGTATACGAAGGGAGTTACTTTACCCGCAATGAAGAGGTGGTGCTCCACGCCAATGCCAATCTGCCGAATGGAAGTACACTGGAACAGATGAATGCACTGGTTAAGAAGATGGAAACCTATCTGAGCGGCTTTAAGGAAATCAGGCAGTTTCAGACCTCTGTAGAGAGTGCCCGCAGGGCATCCATCCATATTTATTTCACGAAAGAACACCAGAAAAGCGGTTTTCCCTATACGCTGAAGGCCAATATGATCGGCAAGGCGCTCCAACTGGGCGGCGGCGACTGGAGCATCTACGGATTGCAGGACCAGGGATTCAGTAACAACGTGCGTGAGAATGCGGGCTCTTTCCGGGTAAAGATGTACGGGTACAATTATGACGAGTTGTATGCACAGGCGGAAAAGTTGAAAGAAAAGCTGTTGTCCCACCGCCGTATCCGGGAAGTGACCATCGGTTCCGATTTCTCCTGGTGGAAGGATGATTATACGGAATTCTATTTCAATCTGGACAAACGGCGGATGGCGGAGGAAGGGATTGGAGCCGGGAGACTGTTTTCCGCCATCCGTCCGGTATATGGGCGGAATATGGAAATCGGTTCGGTGGTGACGGAAGAGGGCACGGAAAAGATAAAGCTTTCTTCCCGGCAGTCGGAAGAACGGGATGTATGGGCGATGCAGCATTACCCTTTCGAGGCGGGCGGCAAAGAGTATAAGCTTTCGGAATTGGCAACCGTGGAAAAGAGACAGATGCCGCAGGAAGTGGCGAAGGAGAACCAGCAGTACCGGCTATGCCTGCAATATGAGTATATCGGCTCTTCGGAACAGGGAAACAAACTGCTGAAGAAAGACCTGGAAGAGTTCAACGAACTTCTTCCGATGGGATATACTGCCCAGGCGGAGGGTTACAACTGGTCGTGGGGTGGAAAGGACAACAGGCAGTATCGCCTGCTCCTGATAGTGATTGCCATCATCTTCTTTATCACGAGTATCCTGTTCAATTCTCTGAAACAGCCGTTGGCGATTATCTTTGTGATTCCGGTATCCTATATCGGCGTGTTCCTGACGTTCTACTGGTTCAAACTGAACTTCGACCAGGGCGGTTTTGCTTCCTTTGTCCTGCTCTGCGGTATTACAGTGAATGCAAGTATCTATATCCTGAATGAATATAATTCCGTTCGCAGGCGTTTTCCGCGGCTTTCGCCGCTCCGGGCTTATGTGAAAGCCTGGAACACGAAAGTAATACCTATCTTCCTGACGGTTGCTTCCACTATCCTGGGCTTTATCCCTTTCATGGCGGGAGCGGAGAAAGAAGGTTTCTGGTTCCCGTTGGCGGCAGGCACTATCGGGGGATTGATAATGTCCGTAATCGGGGTATTTATTTTCTTACCGGTGCTGACGTTGAAAAAGAAGAGCTTTGCGACATCTAAAGCTATGCTTTAA
- a CDS encoding four helix bundle protein: MTTIELKNRLKELAIRIIRLVDKLPNTPAGRAIGNQIIRSGTSPAANYRAACLGKSDKDFLNKLKMVEEELDETLYWLELLMEVQLVKSELLVDLYKENEELLKIIVSSIATMKGRMNNK, translated from the coding sequence ATGACAACTATTGAACTTAAAAATAGACTAAAGGAATTAGCAATACGTATTATTCGATTAGTAGATAAGTTGCCCAATACTCCTGCTGGTAGAGCTATCGGTAATCAAATCATTCGTTCGGGTACATCTCCTGCTGCCAATTATAGAGCTGCATGTTTAGGAAAATCAGATAAAGATTTTCTTAATAAATTGAAGATGGTGGAAGAAGAATTGGATGAGACTTTATATTGGCTAGAATTATTAATGGAAGTTCAATTGGTTAAATCAGAATTGTTAGTTGATTTATACAAAGAAAATGAGGAACTTTTAAAAATAATAGTTAGCTCGATAGCCACAATGAAAGGCCGGATGAATAATAAATAG
- a CDS encoding aspartate:alanine exchanger family transporter — protein MFTDLLHSSYFSLFLIVALGFMLGRIKIRGLSLDVSAVIFIALLFGHFGVVIPKELGNFGLVLFIFTIGIQAGPGFFDSFRSKGKTLILITMLIICSACLTAVGLKYAFDIDTPSVVGLIAGALTSTPGLAVAIDSTHSPLASIAYGIAYPFGVIGVILFVKLLPKIMRVDLDKEARRLEIERRGQFPELTTCIYRVTNANVFDRSLVQINARAMTGAVISRLKHNDEISIPTAHTVLHEGDYIQAVGSKESLDQLAVLVGEREEGELPLDKTQEIESLLLTKKDMINKQLGDLNLQKNFGCTVTRIRRSGIDLSPSPDLALKFGDKLMVVGEKEGLKGVARLLGNNAKKLSDTDFFPIAMGIVLGVLFGKINISFSDSLSFSPGLTGGVLMVALVLSAIGKTGPIIWSMSGPANQLLRQLGLLLFLAEVGTSAGKNLVATFQESGLLMFGVGAAITLVPMFVAAIVGHFVFKISLLDLLGTITGGMTSTPGLAAADSMVDSNIPSVAYATVYPIAMVFLILFIQVIASAVY, from the coding sequence ATGTTTACTGACTTATTGCATTCCTCTTATTTTTCCCTTTTCCTAATTGTCGCATTAGGGTTTATGCTGGGAAGAATAAAAATCAGAGGATTATCTCTCGATGTGTCGGCAGTTATTTTCATTGCCCTTCTTTTCGGGCATTTTGGAGTTGTCATTCCTAAAGAATTAGGAAACTTCGGTTTGGTGCTCTTCATTTTTACCATCGGAATTCAGGCAGGTCCCGGCTTCTTTGACTCTTTCCGCAGTAAAGGAAAGACACTTATCCTCATCACTATGCTTATTATTTGTTCCGCTTGTCTTACCGCAGTCGGGCTGAAATATGCATTTGATATCGATACACCAAGTGTTGTCGGTCTGATTGCCGGAGCGCTGACCAGTACACCGGGTTTGGCTGTTGCCATCGACAGTACCCATTCTCCTTTGGCCTCTATTGCTTATGGTATCGCATATCCGTTTGGAGTGATCGGTGTGATTCTGTTTGTCAAGCTGTTGCCTAAAATCATGCGAGTGGATTTAGATAAAGAAGCCCGTCGCCTGGAGATAGAACGTCGCGGACAATTCCCGGAATTGACCACTTGTATTTATCGCGTCACTAATGCGAATGTATTCGATCGCAGCCTGGTGCAAATTAATGCGCGCGCTATGACAGGAGCTGTCATTTCACGTCTGAAACACAATGATGAAATATCCATACCTACCGCCCATACGGTGTTGCATGAAGGAGACTACATACAAGCCGTAGGTAGCAAAGAATCACTGGATCAACTGGCTGTGTTGGTAGGCGAGAGAGAAGAAGGAGAACTGCCTTTGGATAAAACGCAGGAAATAGAATCTTTGCTATTGACCAAAAAAGACATGATAAACAAACAACTGGGTGATTTGAACTTACAGAAAAACTTTGGTTGTACAGTGACTCGTATTCGTCGAAGCGGAATTGATCTATCTCCGTCTCCTGATCTAGCCTTGAAGTTTGGTGATAAACTGATGGTAGTAGGTGAGAAAGAGGGACTTAAAGGAGTAGCCCGCCTATTGGGAAACAATGCGAAGAAACTATCTGATACGGACTTTTTCCCCATTGCAATGGGTATTGTATTGGGCGTGTTGTTCGGCAAAATAAATATCTCTTTCTCTGATAGTCTGTCATTCTCACCGGGACTGACCGGGGGAGTTTTGATGGTAGCTCTTGTGTTGAGTGCGATAGGTAAAACAGGACCCATTATCTGGTCTATGTCCGGACCTGCCAACCAGTTGTTGCGTCAGTTAGGTCTGCTTCTTTTCCTTGCCGAAGTGGGAACTTCTGCCGGTAAGAATCTGGTAGCTACTTTTCAGGAAAGCGGATTATTGATGTTCGGAGTAGGAGCCGCCATCACATTGGTGCCAATGTTTGTTGCAGCCATTGTCGGACATTTCGTATTTAAAATCAGTCTGCTCGATTTGCTGGGAACTATTACGGGAGGTATGACAAGTACTCCGGGACTTGCTGCCGCCGACTCTATGGTGGATAGCAATATTCCGAGCGTAGCTTACGCAACTGTTTATCCGATTGCCATGGTATTCTTGATTCTGTTTATTCAAGTAATAGCTTCGGCTGTATATTAA